From Bacteroidota bacterium:
ATTACCAATTTTCATGCAACACAAAACCATCCTGATTTTACTGGCGATGTGCCTGTTTATGGCCGGTTTCGCCCAGACCCCCATCCTTGATACACGCAAGGGAATGACGATCAAAGGATTTGAGACCGGCAAAAACAAATACCTGCTGGCAAGGCCCAATCAACTCCTGACAATGACGATCAATGGGTTTTCCTATTCTTCCTCCGATGTTGATATCATCCAGGAGCCTGCCCGGTATCTGGTTTTTTTCTCCGACCGCATCCTGGCGGAAATCTTCCCGGATACCAGCAATGCCGGTTTTTTCAAGTACGATCTGATAGTAAGGAATATTTACCAGGATACCCTTATCCTGGAAAACATTGTGCCCTTCGGGGAAGAACCTGACCACGTGTATATCACGTCTACAGGTCCATGGGACCTTGCCAGGGCAAAGCTTTTCCTGCCCGGTCATGGTCCTGTTGGCGTAATCCTTCCCGATAATGCATGGGAAATGGGCTACGGAGCATTAGATACAAAAAAAGGCCCCTCGGTGGCGGCTATTGCCAGGCGTGGAGAAATCAAAGAGGGTAAAAAACATCGTTACGAAACCCACCTTAATCCCGGCGGTTATGTGAAATATACAATATACTTTCATTATTTCGACGGTGAATGGCAAAACGGGCTGCGTAAAATGTTTCAGGAAGCCTTGCTTTTTGACCTCGATACATTCGACAATGCCTTGTTTGAAAGGGAAGACCTGAAATGGGTGCGAAACAGATATCTTATTGCCCTGCAGTTTGCCTGGGATAAAGACTTTTACGATTGGAAGACAGGAGAATACACTGTTGAAGGATTCCTGGAAGAAGGAAAGAAACTTTTCGGCGGATATGATATTTACGGGTTATGGCCTACATGGCCAAGGTTGGGACTGGATCCCCGCAACCAATGGGATATGTTTTCGGGTTTATCCGGTGGGGTTGAGAAAATCAGGGAGATCAGCCGCAAGATGCAATCGGAAGGGACAGCATTTTATATCTGCTATAATCCCTGGGATGAAAGCACAAGAAAAGAAAGTCCTTATAAAGGCATGGCAAGGTTGATTGAAGCTACGGATGCCAACGGTGTTGTTCTGGACTGCCATGGCTGGTCGAGCGGGAAATATCAGCGGGCGGCCGACAGCATCAAGGCGGGAGTGATCATGTACAGTGAAGGGATGGCCGTTGTGAAAGATATGCCCGGCATCGTTTCCGGACGGGTACATAATGCCATTTACCTCAGCCCGCCTTTAAACCTCAACAAGCTGATTAAACCCGACTTCGCCATATTCAGGGTATTGGAGCCCAAGGATATAGATCTGCACCGGGAGGTAGCCATTGCCTTCTTCAACGGTTACGGTTCGGAATTGAACTTTTACGCTCCCGGAAGGCCGGAAGAAACCATGCGTGACTTCCACTTCCTGGAAAAAACCACCCGGCTCCTCCGGGAAAACACCGGTTCATTCCTGCAATATGATTGGACCCCACTGGTTCCAACACTCAAAGATAGCGTTTGGGTAAACTCATGGCCATTAGGGGATAAGGAGAT
This genomic window contains:
- a CDS encoding formylglycine-generating enzyme family protein — encoded protein: MQHKTILILLAMCLFMAGFAQTPILDTRKGMTIKGFETGKNKYLLARPNQLLTMTINGFSYSSSDVDIIQEPARYLVFFSDRILAEIFPDTSNAGFFKYDLIVRNIYQDTLILENIVPFGEEPDHVYITSTGPWDLARAKLFLPGHGPVGVILPDNAWEMGYGALDTKKGPSVAAIARRGEIKEGKKHRYETHLNPGGYVKYTIYFHYFDGEWQNGLRKMFQEALLFDLDTFDNALFEREDLKWVRNRYLIALQFAWDKDFYDWKTGEYTVEGFLEEGKKLFGGYDIYGLWPTWPRLGLDPRNQWDMFSGLSGGVEKIREISRKMQSEGTAFYICYNPWDESTRKESPYKGMARLIEATDANGVVLDCHGWSSGKYQRAADSIKAGVIMYSEGMAVVKDMPGIVSGRVHNAIYLSPPLNLNKLIKPDFAIFRVLEPKDIDLHREVAIAFFNGYGSELNFYAPGRPEETMRDFHFLEKTTRLLRENTGSFLQYDWTPLVPTLKDSVWVNSWPLGDKEIYTVLSMYPEGYEGPLFEVEPGRDRHLVSLWRHEELEPVAMGDTLCAPVLLEAYSRNDINTRREGSIECIALLPRLIEAGIEGNTLAISAKEGDDLRIWPGEPSCRNTHISLAPGTHELDILANFGDYQGKIVVQLFGMEELMDERVLYLQPGTPLLMAEEKTAWKKGPEPAGMALIPGGAITLNANNDDQFIPYPGSADTVSTLVAPFYLDIYPVTNEDYHKFVTQSGYMPADTTNYLRHWKKGMYPQDLARHPVVYVSPEDARAYARWAGKRLPTEAEWQFAAMGKDELTWPWGMEYDSTMCNHALGHTTLVDSFPQGGSPFGIMDLTGNVWQMTSDIYNNGSYYFNILKGGSFYKPTSSWWYVQGGPQPSRHQQMLLLVSPGLNRNSTVGFRCAKSAN